The proteins below are encoded in one region of Synchiropus splendidus isolate RoL2022-P1 chromosome 13, RoL_Sspl_1.0, whole genome shotgun sequence:
- the sall2 gene encoding sal-like protein 1 isoform X2 — protein sequence MSRRKQKRPQPFMSLTLEACRILENDVKFALKPLSYRPIQESALRSDQISLPTCSSSTGQQTCSIEETPLSYSLYQTYHHCLKGQRTSLFIEQKTSPPPSHSQYLSSQILSPLSTSSVLEHPPQRARMASPKLGLSATTSSPSSSSASLCPPPHPGSPSRVPEGPPSPVTPTPSPELSSSSAAPTRSQLSIALILEELRVLQQRQIHQMQITEEICRQVLRLGGASYSIDPPSQHLFPVLPQLCLEDNKREGSPTLQTSDFLPPTSVAPLLACFPSLISSQESVKPSKTNSSLSQILQPHKVQPESSGGTAQSQGFANPQLSASSNSASASSSNPLSLTLASPNRYLHEKSPNTSSLGGYSGHSFRNTPHSASQNPLQSASGGDFFATSASSGPGRLQHGCRFCGKMFSSDSALQIHLRSHTGERPYQCPVCLSRFTTRGNLKVHFLRHREQNPELSMSLLPPSLFGMGLGAIGGSDMGQSMSNGGSSNGLNMIQKKRKIGPEEELFGDQLEVSGSSTGFSSRTSGVTTPSSLPLPPSVDLALISHSLLQLNRAAAVAAAASIASGSSSSASSAGTSSLTTSLLSNPSLSSSSTIAGLIKGAKQNHFDENTPPPVSILSPAAYSQLAQLPKLLFPSGSSSTTTAAHSALFNHPALGMLRAPQSTSASTHQLTPSSAFPFTSFTKAAGMTSVSCSQPSSTPTSTPTSETFKLQRLVEKLEKAPPHTVPQWASSNSSSILDVLCGGSSTSSAALANTCFTNTSTSATYVMASSPSSNLVTSSVSNLTQEMIAALGLASNIPAAMLGGMPQSARNATPAGNLTGNQCGVCLRVLSCPRALRLHQATHLGERPFPCKICGRSFSTKGSLRSHLATHHTRPANARAQNSCPLCQRKFTNALVLQHHIRMHLGGQLPPDGTDDSTQDISGDLTDNSVSHSQVTEEASGKTPPQDEPSLENASQAQPPETNSATLQESLKSDCAQNSDKSRSSSPDIVPPADLSPDPFMNLSMQTPPPASEEPPVLCVSAPLADEAISKDTQSEKLSTSEDILAADCKEIPSCDTFLSPSSSKDHLQSTPPTSASYVSSGSSKPNHHNDEASETPALPNLTSVESTEHDKDSVCGPSDPKQKEESGSLETQKRSSAVETEESPEKKPSAARSANVRETRQSFHFAAYGRDDQAEGVKISGSVPSQVLDESAPISLAPTLPSPMSRPEKKTYCCAECGKEYASRSGLKPPSHQKFDRILEPIPSFPQRRR from the exons ATGTCACGTCGGAAACAGAAACGACCACAGCCGTTTATGAGCTTGACCCTTGAGGCATGTCGGATACTTGAGAACG ATGTCAAGTTTGCATTGAAGCCACTCTCCTATCGACCAATCCAGGAGTCTGCCTTAAGATCGGACCAGATTTCCCTGCCTACCTGCTCTTCTTCGACGGGCCAACAGACCTGCAGTATTGAGGAAACACCACTGTCCTACTCTCTGTACCAGACATATCACCACTGCCTGAAAGGCCAACGCACGTCCCTCTTCATCGAGCAGAAAACTTCCCCGCCTCCCTCTCATTCTCAATATCTATCTTCTCAAATATTGTCTCCACTGTCGACCTCAAGTGTCCTTGAACACCCACCTCAGAGAGCACGCATGGCTTCTCCCAAATTAGGATTGTCAGCTACCACCTCATCCCCGTCGTCTTCCTCTGCCTCCCTATGCCCCCCACCACATCCGGGAAGTCCCAGTCGCGTGCCGGAAGGTCCTCCTAGTCCTGTAACGCCTACCCCTAGTCCAGAATTGTCTTCATCTTCCGCTGCTCCTACTAGATCGCAGCTGAGTATAGCTTTGATCCTGGAGGAGTTGCGAGTACTGCAACAAAGGCAAATCCATCAGATGCAGATAACGGAAGAGATTTGTAGGCAAGTGCTGCGTCTGGGTGGAGCCTCCTACTCCATTGACCCACCGTCCCAACATCTTTTTCCCGTCTTGCCACAGCTCTGTTTAGAAGATAATAAAAGGGAAGGGAGCCCAACCCTGCAGACCTCTGACTTCCTTCCACCTACCTCAGTAGCCCCTCTTCTGGCATGCTTTCCCTCGTTGATTTCCTCTCAAGAATCCGTCAAACCTTCAAAGACAAATAGCTCATTGTCACAAATACTGCAGCCACACAAAGTGCAGCCGGAATCATCAGGAGGGACAGCGCAGTCCCAGGGCTTTGCCAATCCTCAGTTATCAGCATCTTCCAATTCGGCATCAGCTTCCTCTTCAAACCCTCTCTCCCTTACTTTGGCCTCTCCTAACCGATATCTCCATGAAAAATCGCCCAACACCTCTTCACTGGGGGGCTACAGTGGCCACTCCTTCAGAAACACACCCCACTCAGCCTCCCAAAATCCCCTTCAGTCCGCCTCTGGAGGAGACTTCTTTGCTACATCTGCGTCCAGCGGACCAGGCCGCCTTCAGCATGGCTGTCGCTTCTGTGGGAAAATGTTCAGCAGCGACTCTGCTTTGCAAATACATTTACGGTCACACACTGGAGAGCGGCCGTACCAGTGTCCAGTGTGCTTGAGCCGTTTTACCACCCGGGGAAATCTAAAGGTACATTTTTTGCGGCATCGTGAACAAAACCCGGAGCTCTCCATGTCACTCTTgcctccatctttgtttggCATGGGACTGGGAGCGATTGGTGGATCGGACATGGGGCAAAGCATGTCCAACGGCGGCAGCTCAAATGGACTGAACATGattcagaagaaaagaaaaataggtCCTGAGGAAGAACTGTTTGGTGATCAGCTGGAAGTCAGTGGGTCCAGTACTGGATTCTCTTCAAGGACATCTGGAGTGACGACACCCTCTTCGCTGCCACTTCCTCCCAGTGTAGATCTGGCTTTGATTTCCCATTCTCTGTTACAGCTCAACAGAGCTGCAGCAGTGGCCGCTGCGGCTTCTATTGCATCTGGCTCCTCAAGCTCCGCCTCCTCAGCTGGTACATCGTCCTTGACCACCTCTCTCCTATCAAACCCCTCCCTGTCTTCATCTTCCACCATCGCGGGGTTAATCAAAGGTGCCAAACAGAATCATTTCGATGAAAACACCCCTCCTCCTGTCTCAATACTCTCCCCAGCGGCGTACTCACAGCTTGCTCAATTACCCAAACTTCTTTTCCCCTCGGGGTCTTCTTCTACAACTACGGCGGCACATTCTGCCCTTTTCAATCATCCAGCTTTGGGAATGCTACGCGCCCCACAATCCACGTCCGCCAGCACCCACCAACTGACCCCCTCCAGTGCTTTCCCTTTCACTTCCTTCACCAAGGCGGCGGGTATGACCTCTGTGTCATGCTCCCAACCCTCATCCACACCCACCTCTACCCCTACCTCCGAAACATTTAAGTTACAGAGGCTGGTGGAAAAGTTAGAGAAAGCCCCTCCCCACACCGTGCCCCAATGGGCATCCTCGAATTCCTCCTCTATTCTTGATGTGTTATGTGGTGGTTCCTCAACCTCATCGGCAGCTTTGGCCAACACATGCTTCACAAACACTAGTACATCTGCCACATATGTCATGGCATCTTCACCATCTTCAAATTTGGTCACCTCATCCGTCTCAAACCTCACACAGGAGATGATAGCAGCCCTTGGCTTGGCTTCTAACATACCTGCTGCCATGTTAGGTGGAATGCCACAGTCTGCCCGTAATGCCACCCCAGCTGGAAATTTAACAGGAAATCAGTGTGGGGTCTGTCTCCGAGTCCTGAGCTGTCCCAGAGCCCTGCGCCTGCACCAAGCCACGCACCTTGGAGAACGCCCTTTCCCTTGCAAGATTTGTGGACGATCCTTCTCAACGAAAGGCAGTCTTCGTTCGCATTTGGCCACCCATCACACCCGACCAGCCAATGCCCGTGCTCAGAACTCTTGCCCGCTATGTCAGCGGAAATTCACCAACGCACTGGTACTTCAGCACCACATCCGCATGCATCTGGGAGGGCAGCTACCCCCGGATGGCACAGATGACTCCACTCAAGATATTTCAGGCGACCTGACTGACAATTCAGTGTCCCATTCACAAGTCACCGAGGAGGCCTCTGGTAAGACACCTCCACAAGATGAGCCTTCTCTTGAAAACGCTTCACAAGCTCAACCTCCAGAAACCAATTCAGCTACTCTTCAAGAAAGTTTAAAATCAGATTGCGCGCAGAATTCTGACAAAAGCAGGTCCTCAAGTCCGGACATCGTTCCCCCTGCTGATCTAAGCCCTGACCCGTTCATGAATCTCTCCATGCAAACTCCTCCTCCAGCCAGTGAAGAGCCTCCTGTCCTTTGCGTCAGTGCCCCACTAGCAGATGAGGCGATCAGCAAAGATACACAAAGTGAAAAGCTGAGCACATCTGAAGACATCCTGGCTGCAGACTGTAAAGAAATACCTTCCTGTGATACATTTCTCAGCCCTTCTTCAAGCAAAGATCATTTACAAAGCACACCGCCCACCAGTGCTTCTTATGTCTCCTCCGGTTCCTCCAAGCCAAACCACCACAACGATGAGGCATCTGAAACACCAGCCTTACCAAACCTTACATCAGTCGAGTCAACGGAACATGACAAGGATTCTGTTTGTGGGCCAAGTGACCCAAAACAAAAGGAAGAATCTGGATCTCTTGAAACTCAAAAACGTTCCTCAGCTGTGGAGACAGAAGAAAGTCccgaaaaaaaaccctcagcaGCTAGATCCGCAAACGTGAGGGAGACGCGCCAGAGCTTTCACTTCGCTGCATATGGGAGAGACGACCAAGCAGAAGGGGTAAAGATTAGTGGATCTGTTCCAAGTCAAGTGCTGGATGAGTCTGCTCCCATCAGTCTAGCCCCAACGCTCCCATCTCCAATGTCACGTCCTGAGAAGAAGACTTACTGCTGTGCTGAATGTGGGAAAGAGTATGCCAGCCGCAGCGGACTCAAG CCTCCCAGCCACCAGAAGTTCGACAGGATTCTGGAACCAATACCAAGCTTTCCTCAACGCCGGCGCTGA